GCAGCTTCCTGCTGCTCAACACGGGTGACCGCCCGGTGCCGTCGAAGAGCGGTCTGCTGACGACCATGGGGTACAAGATCGGCACTGAGGCGCCGGTCTACTGCCTGGAAGGCGCGATCGCCATCACGGGCGCGCTGGTCCAGTGGTTCCGGGACCAGCTCGGCATCATCCGGACGGCTGACGAGATCGAGCCTCTCGCAGCGAGCGTGGAGGACAACGGCGGTGCGTACATCGTGCCGGCGTTCTCGGGCCTGTTCGCGCCGTACTGGCGCTCCGACGCGCGAGGCGTGATCACGGGCCTCACCCGGTACGTCACGAAGGCTCACCTCGCGCGCGCGGTGCTGGAGGCGACGAGCTGGCAGACGCGCGAGGTCGTGGACGCCATGTACCAGGACTCCGGGGTGCACATCACCACCCTCAAGGTCGACGGCGGCATGACGAAGAACAACCTGCTGATGCAGCACCAGTCGGACGTGCTCGACGTGCCGGTGGTGCGGCCCAAGGTCTCCGAGACGACCTGCCTGGGTGCCGCGTACGCGGCCGGTCTGGCCACCGGGGTGTGGAACGACCTGGACGAGCTCAAGGCGCACTGGCAGAAGGACGTCGAGTGGACGCCGAACATGGAGGCGTCTGTGCGGGACCGCGAGTACCACAACTGGCGCAAGGCCGTGGAGAAGAGCTTCGGCTGGGTGGAGGAGGGCGACAGCTGACCACGCACGCGTGGAGCGTCGCCACGGCTGCGGCCCGTACTCCCGGTCGGCGGGTGTACGGGCCGTGCTCATCAGTTGTCGGTTATGGGCCGTGCTCATCGGTTGTCGGTTATGGGCCTTGCCCGTCGGTCCTCAACCAGGGGCCCTGCGCGTCGGTCCCGGTTGGCGGGGCCGTGTGCGCCGGTCGTCGGGTTCGGGCCGTTCGCGTCGGTCGTCGGTGTCAGCCGGTCACGGCCTCGCGGCGGTCGGCCGCGTACGCCATGGCGTGCTGGACGACGCCGATGAGTGCCTCCTTGACCGATTCGCGGTCCCGGGCGTCGCACATGAGGAGCGGCACGCCCTCATCGAGGTCGAGGGCCTGACGGACGTCCTCTGCCGGGTAACGGGGAGCGCCCTCGAAGCAGTTGACGCCGACGAGGAAGGGGATCGAGCGCCGTTCGAAGTAGTCGACGGCGGCGAAGCAGTCCTCCAGGCGGCGGGTGTCGGCCAGCACGACGGCACCGAGCGCGCCCTCGGAGAGCTCGTCCCACATGAACCAGAACCGCTCCTGCCCGGGCGTGCCGAAGAGGTACAGCACGAGGTCCTCGCGGAGGGTGATGCGGCCGAAGTCCATGGCCACGGTCGTGGTGCTCTTGCCTTCCACACCGCTGGTGTCGTCGACCGGGCGCCCGGCCTCGGTGAGCAGCTCCTCGGTGCGCAGCGGCCTGATCTCGCTGACCGCGCCGACGAGCGTGGTCTTGCCCACGCCGAAGCCGCCGGCCACCAGGATCTTGAGCGTGACGGGCTCGACCGGAGGCTTGCCGCGCTCAGAACGCCCGAAGATCATCGATCTCTTCTCCTGCTTGATGGGGGTCGGGCGACGGCGGGCCATAGCCTCCGCCGCCTGGGGTTTCGATGACGAGTACGTCGCCGGTGACGAGGTCCGCGGAGTCGCTGCCGCCGAGTGCGGTCACCGTGCCGTCCGCGTGCTCCACCCGGTTGGCGCCGAGGGCGCCGGGCTCACCTCCGGCCATGCCGTAAGGCGGGACCCGGCGGTGCTGGGACAGGGTGGAGACGGTCATGGGTTCGAGGAAGCGGATGCGGCGTACGGCGCCGTCCCCGCCGTGCCACCGGCCCGCGCCGCCGCTGCCGCGCCGCACGGCGAACTCCTCGAGGCGTACGGGCAGTCGCCACTCCAGGACCTCGGGGTCGGTGAGGCGGGAGTTGGTCATGTGGGTCTGGACGACGGGTGCGCCGTGGAAGCCGTCACCCGCGCCGGAGCCTGAGGCAACGGTTTCGTAGTACTGGTGGCGTTCGTTGCCGAAGGTGACGTTGTTCATGGTCCCTGAGCCCTCGGCCTGGACGCCGAGCGCCGCGTAGAGGGCGCCGGTGACGGCCTGGGAGGTCTCCACGTTGCCCGCGACGACGGCGGCGGGCGGCTCGGGGGCGAGCAGGGAGCCGGGCGGGACGACGATGCTCAGGGGGCGCAGACAGCCGTCGTTGAGGGGGATGTCGTCGGCGACGAGGGTGCGGAAGACGTACAGGACGGCCGCGTTGACGACCGAGAAGGGGGCGTTGAAATTGGTGGGCAACTGCGCGGACGTGCCGGTGAAGTCGATGGTCGCGGCCCGGTTCTCGCGGTCCACGCGCACGGCCACGCGAATGACGGCGCCCGCGTCGGTCTCGTAGGCGTAGTCGCCGTCGTCGAGAACGTCGATGACCCGGCGTACGGCCTCTTCGGCGTTGTCCTGGACGTGCCTCATGTAGGCCTGGACAACGTCGAGTCCGTAGTCCTCGATCATGCGACCGACCTCGTCGACGCCCTTGCGGTTGGCGGCGATCTGGGCGCGCAGGTCGGCGAGGTTGGTCTTCGGGTTGCGGGAGGGGTGGCGCGCCTCGGTGAGGAGGCGGAGGGTCTCGGCCTCGCGGAAGCGGCCGTTCTCGGCGAGCAGCCAGTTGTCGAAGAGGACGCCTTCCTCCTCGATGGTGCGGCTGCCCGCGGGCATGGAGCCGGGGGCGATGCCGCCGATCTCGGCGTGGTGGCCGCGTGAGGCGACGTAGAAGAGGATCTTCGGATCACTGTGCTGGGCACCCTCCGAGCCGTTCCTCGCGTCACTCTCCGTGTCGGATGGTGGTGCGGTGTCGAAGACCGGCGTGATCACCGTGACGTCGGGCAGGTGGGTGCCGCCGTGGTACGGGTCGTTGACGGCGTAGGTGTCGCCCGGGCGCATTCGGGGGCCGCGCCGGCGGATGACCTCTTTGACGCTCGTGCCCATGGAGCCGAGGTGGACGGGGATGTGCGGGGCGTTGGCCACCAGGTTTCCGTCCGGGTCGAAGAGGGCGCAGGAGAAGTCCAGGCGCTCCTTGATGTTGACGGACTGGGCGGTCGATTCGAGGCGGGCGCCCATCTGCTCGGCGATCGACATGAACAGGTTGTTGAAGACCTCAAGCAGAACCGGGTCGACTTTCGTGTCGAGATCGGAACTCTGTGTAATCGCGGCGCGTTCCATGACCAGATGCCCGTCGTCGGTCGCCGCGGCCCGCCAGCCGTCGTCGACGACGGTCGTGGACCCGGCTTCGGCGATGATCGCCGGGCCGGTGACGGTGTCGCCGGGAGGAAGGTCCTCGCGGCGGTGGAGGGGTACGTCGCGCCAGGCGCCGTCCGCGTGGAGGCGGACGGTCCGGGGCGCTGCGGAGCCGCGGCCGGGGTTGCCCTCGGGGGCGGCCCGCCAAGGGGCGAGAGCGGAGAGATCAGGGGGTTCGGTGATGCCGGTGGCTTCGACGGAGAGGGCTTCGACGACGATCGGGCGGTCGAGCGTGAAGGAGTACGTGGCGCGATGACGTTCTTCGAATGCGTGGCGCATCGCGCCCGGCTCGGTCAGCTCGACGGTGAGGGTGGTGTCCGTGCCGTCGTAGCGCAGTTCCGCGCGTCGGGTGACCTCGATGTGGTCCTCCGGGACGTCTTCGGCAAGGAGTTCGGCGCGGGCCGCCGCCTCCAGGTCTTCGGCGGTCTTGAGGACGCCGGGCATCGAGGCGGCCTCCAGGGGTGCCTCGACGGACTGCTCGCGCATGGCGGTGGTGTCGGCGAGGCCGATGCCGAGTGCGGAGAGGACCCCGGCCATGGGTGGTACGAGGACGCTGCGGATGCCGAGGGAGTCGGCGACCTTGCAGGCGTGCTGACCGCCGGCGCCGCCGAACGTGGTGAGGGCGTAGCGGGTGACGTCGTGGCCCTTCTGGACGGAGATCCGCTTCACCGCCGACGCGATGTTGGCCACGGCGATCTGCAGGTACCCCTCGGCGACCTGTTCCGGCGTGCGGTCGTCGCCGGTCCGCTCGCCGATCTCGCGGGCGAGGGCGGTGAACCGGTCCCGGACGAGCACCTCGTCGAGAGGCTCGTCGCCGCCCGGCCCGAACACCTTCGGGAAGTGGGCGGGCTGGATCCGGCCGAGCATGACGTTGGCGTCGGTCACGGTGAGCGGCCCACCGCCCCGGTAGCAGGCAGGTCCGGGGTCCGCGCCCGCCGAGTCAGGCCCTACGCGGTAGCGGGAGCCGTCGAAGTGCAGGACGGAACCGCCACCGGCGGCGACGGTGTGGATGTCCAGCATCGGGGCGCGCAGCCGGACGCCGCCGATCCGGCTGGTGAAGACGCGCTCGTACGCGCCGGCGAAATGGGAGACGTCGGTGGAGGTGCCGCCCATGTCGAAGCCGATCACGCGGTCGAAGCCGGCGAGCTGCGACATCCGGGCCATGCCGACGATGCCGCCGGCCGGCCCGGACAGGATGGCGTCCTTCCCGCGGAACTGCCCGGCCTCGGTGAGGCCGCCGTTGGACTGCATGAACATCAGCCGTACGCCTTCGAGTTCGTCGGCGACGTGCCGGACGTAGCGGCGCAGCACGGGCGAGAGGTAGGCGTCGACCACGGCGGTGTCTCCGCGGGGGACGAGCTTCATCAAGGGGCTGGCCTCGCCGGAGAGCGAGATCTGCGGAAAGCCGATGCGGGCGGCGAGCTCCCCGACGGCCTGTTCGTGGGCCGGGTGGAGGTGGCTGTGCATGCAGACCACCGCGACGGCGCGGATCCCGTCGTCGTACGCCTCCTGGAGCGGCCCGGCGAGGGCGTCCAGGGCGGGGGCGCGCAGGACGGTGCCGTCGGCGGCGATGCGCTCGTCGACCTCGACGACCCGTTCGTACAGCAGCTCGGGCAGGTCGATGCGGCGGGCGAAGATGCTCGGGCGGTTCTGATAGGCGATGCGCAGGGCGTCGCGGAAGCCGCGGGTGATGAGCAGCAGCGTGCGCTCGCCCTTGCGTTCCAGGAGGGCGTTGGTGGCGACGGTGGTCCCCATGCGCACGCTGTCGACGGGCTCGTCGGAGCCGCCCAGCAGGGTGCGGACGCCCTCGACCGCGGCGTCCGCGTAGCGGGTGGGGTTGTCCGAGAGCAGCTTGTGCGTGAGCAGCCGGCCGTCCGGGCGCCGGGCGACGACGTCGGTGAAGGTGCCGCCGCGGTCCACCCAGAACTGCCAGCCAGTCACGTCAGTACCCCGCTTCCACGCTGCTCACAGCGCCCGGAGGCCGTTGATCACGTCGCGCAGAATACTCTCGTCCGGCAGCTCGGCGGGGGGTACGGGCCGGTTCACATGGACGAATTCTCCGTCCACGAGATCTCCGACGAGGACCCGTACCACTCCGATCGGCAGGTCGAGTTCCGCTGCGAGTTCGGCGACCGACTGCGGGACGTCACGGCACAGTTCGACGATGTCCACGTGCTCCGGGGAGAGCATGTGGTCCGCTTCGGGATCGTCCGCGTGCGGCTCCGCGACCACGACCGCGATCAGGTCCAGGCGGTGCTGGCCCTGGCTGCTGGTGCGGCCGCGGGTCATGGCGTACGGGCGGACGACCGGTCCGGCGTCGTCGTCGAACCAGTGGCTTCTTCCCTGACCGTCAGCGCTCATGCCATCCCACTACCCGCCTGCGGGCAGATCGGTGCGCGGAGCGGCGGCCAGATGCACACCCACCCGCTTCACGAGCAGCGTCATCTCGTAGGCGACCTGGCCGACGTCCGAGTCGGCGTCGGAGAGGACGGCGAGGCAGCTGCCGTCACCGGCGGCCGTCACGAAGAGGAAGGCGTCGTCGAGCTCGACGACCGTCTGGCGGACGTTGCCGGCCTCGAAGTGACGCCCCACGCCCTTGGCAAGGCTGTGGAACCCGGAGGCGACGGCGGCCAGGTGCTCGCTGTCCTCCCTGGTCAGGTCTTTGGACACGCCCGTCGGCAAACCGTCGCTGGAGAGCACGAGAGCCTTGCGGATGCTCGCGACTCGGTCCACCAGATCGTCGAGGAGCCAGTTCAGCTCCCCCTTGATCGTCGCGGTGTGGCCGGTCGCCTTCGGTGCGGTCATCGACCGTCCCCCTCTGTCGTTCCTTGTGGTGCTGTGCCGCTGTGGGCGGTATCGCCCGCGGCGTTCTCCTCACGGCCGCGCTGCCAGCCCCGCTGGAGCGATGCCATGCGGCTGCGTACTTCCTCGGCGTCGCGTTCGACGGGCTCGGCCCCGACGTCGGTACGCGGCTTCGAGCTCCGTTTCAGCTGCGGGGCCAGGTTCGCCTGCCGGACGCGCCGGGGCAGCGGGGCCGTGCCGGAAGCGGGCTGTGGTGCGGAGCCGGTTCCCTGGGGTGTGGCGCCGGAGCCCGTCCCGTGGCGCGAGGGTCCGGCGGCGGTCTCCGAGGAGCCGTGGTCGGGTGTCTCGGAGCCGCTCGCGGCGATCTCCGCGCGGCGGGTCCGCCTCGGGAGGACGGCTGGCTCCGATCGGTCGCCCGTGGCGCCGGGCGAGGCCGGGGATGCGGTGTGCTCCTCGTTGCGACCGGCCGCGCCGATGCCGCGGCGGGTGGAGTCGGTCCCGCGACGGCGGGCCGGCAGCGGTGGCGGTGCGTCCGGCAGGGCGTCGCCCCGGACGCTGCCGGACGAGGAGTTCTCGGTGCGGCGCCGGGCCGGAAGGGCGGACGCCGGTTCGGGGCCCGGCCGGCCGGTGGCCCGGCTGCCCGTCGGATCCTCGCTCCGGCGGCGTGACGGGAGCGCGGAGGTGGGGCTCGACTCCGTGCGGGCCAGGGCCGTGGTGGTCTCCTCGTCCGTCTTGGCCCGCCGGGTGCGCTGCTCGGTGACCGGGCGTCCGTGCGAGCTGACCAGCTTGGGGGTGTGGCGGCGGGGCAGCGGGACCGGCGGGCTCAGCTCGTCGTCGGCGTCGGACCCGTCCCCCGTGCCGCGGGCGTCGGCGGTCCGGCGCGGGTCGGTGCGGCGAGCTGCGGTCTCGTCCGTGGCGCGGATGAGGGAGTGGCGGGGCCGGAACAGGCCACCGTGTTCGCCGTCGTCGTCCTCGACGGCTCCGGGGAGGTCTGCGATGGCGTCCAGGCCGACGGGTGCCTCGAGCTCGACCGGTCCGTCCAGCAGGGTGGCGGGCAGGCCGGGGCGCTGCGCGGACGCCTGGGACAGCGCGGCGCGGCGGCTGTCCTGCGGTTCGCTGTCCGGGGCCAGCTGGGGGCGGTCGAGGCGGAACCCGATGCCGTTGGTGTCCGGGACGTCGTCGGTCAGCAGCGCGTCGGGGATGAAGACCACGGCGGTCGTGCCGCCGTACGGGGAGGGCTGCAGGGAGACCCGGACGTTCTGGCGCTGGGCGAGCCGGCTGACGACGAACAGGCCGAGCCGGTCGGTGTCGGAGAGCTCGAACTCCGGCGTCTCGGCGAGCCGGAGGTTGGCGTCCAGCAGCGCTTCGGCCGCCATGCCGAGGCCTCGGTCGTGAATCTCCAGGGTGAAGCCGTTGGCGACGCGTTCGCCCAGGACCTGGACGGCGGTGTGCGGCGGCGAGAAGACCGTGGCGTTCTCCAGCAGTTCGGCCACGAGGTGCGTGAGGTCGGCGACGGCCGGGCCGCTGATGGCGATTCGCGGCAGACGTCGGACCTCGATGCGCTCGTAGTCCTCGACCTCGGCGACGGCGGCACGCACGACGTCCATCAGCTGGACGGGCTTGCGCCACTGCCGGGAGGGCGCGGCGCCGGAGAGGATCACCAGGCCCTCGGCGTGCCGGCGCATGCGGGTGGTCAGGTGATCGAGGCGGAACAGGTCGGCGAGTTCCTCGGTGTCCTCGGTCCGGCGCTCCATGGCGTCGAGGAGGGTGAGCTGCTTGTGCAGCAGAACCTGGCTGCGGCGGGCGAGGTTGACGAAGACCTCGGAGACGCCGGCGCGCAGTTCGGCCTGCTTGACGGCGGCTTCGACGGCGGCACGCTGCAGGGTGTTGAGGGCCTGGCCGACCTCGCCCATCTCGTTCTTGTCGTATTCCAGGCGCGGGACCTCGGTCTCGACGTCGACCTGCTCGCCCGCGGAGAGGCGGCGCATCACACTGGGCAGCCGCACTCCGGACGCTTCGTGGGCCTCCAGGCGCAGTTGCCGCAGATCGCGGATGAGGGTGCGGCCGACGCGCACGGACAGGAAGAGGGAGACCAGGAGCGCGATCAGGCCGAGTGCACCGGCGATCACGGCCTTGGCGATGACACCGACGGCGACGGGGTGGACGCGGTCCTGGTAGCGGTCGTTGGCCTGGTCGTTGAGGGTGCCGAGCTCGTCGAGCACGTTCCCTGCGGCGCTGTCCCAGCTCTTGGCGGAGACGCCGCGGGGGCTTCCGGCCCCGGCCTCGGAGGAGACGGCGGCTTCCTCGGCCACGCGCAAGGGAGCGGAGGAGGCGTTCTTCCAGAAGGTCTGGTAGCGGTCGCGTTCCGCCACGGGCAGCAGCGGCAGGTTGACGTCGTACATCAGAGTGCGCTGGGCCACGAGGTCGGAGATGTCCCGCTCCTCGGAGTGCGAGATCCTGCCGACGATCAGGGCGGAGCCGAGGAGGGCGTCCTCACGGGAGAGCAGCTCGCGGGCGCGGGCGAGGTTGACCAGCGCGCGGTACTGCTTGTCCAGCTCGATGTTGTCGACCACGTGCAGGTTGGCGAGGAGCACGTAGCTGGGGTCGACCAGCCGGTTGTAGAGGTCGAGGGCCTGGGTGCGGTTGACGGTGCCGTCCTCGACGCTGCGGCGCAGCGAGTCGATGCCGTCGAAGGCGTCCAGGACGGCGGTCAGTCGCTCGTCGGTGTCCGCGCC
The Streptomyces tuirus genome window above contains:
- a CDS encoding GTP-binding protein, which encodes MIFGRSERGKPPVEPVTLKILVAGGFGVGKTTLVGAVSEIRPLRTEELLTEAGRPVDDTSGVEGKSTTTVAMDFGRITLREDLVLYLFGTPGQERFWFMWDELSEGALGAVVLADTRRLEDCFAAVDYFERRSIPFLVGVNCFEGAPRYPAEDVRQALDLDEGVPLLMCDARDRESVKEALIGVVQHAMAYAADRREAVTG
- a CDS encoding hydantoinase B/oxoprolinase family protein, which gives rise to MTGWQFWVDRGGTFTDVVARRPDGRLLTHKLLSDNPTRYADAAVEGVRTLLGGSDEPVDSVRMGTTVATNALLERKGERTLLLITRGFRDALRIAYQNRPSIFARRIDLPELLYERVVEVDERIAADGTVLRAPALDALAGPLQEAYDDGIRAVAVVCMHSHLHPAHEQAVGELAARIGFPQISLSGEASPLMKLVPRGDTAVVDAYLSPVLRRYVRHVADELEGVRLMFMQSNGGLTEAGQFRGKDAILSGPAGGIVGMARMSQLAGFDRVIGFDMGGTSTDVSHFAGAYERVFTSRIGGVRLRAPMLDIHTVAAGGGSVLHFDGSRYRVGPDSAGADPGPACYRGGGPLTVTDANVMLGRIQPAHFPKVFGPGGDEPLDEVLVRDRFTALAREIGERTGDDRTPEQVAEGYLQIAVANIASAVKRISVQKGHDVTRYALTTFGGAGGQHACKVADSLGIRSVLVPPMAGVLSALGIGLADTTAMREQSVEAPLEAASMPGVLKTAEDLEAAARAELLAEDVPEDHIEVTRRAELRYDGTDTTLTVELTEPGAMRHAFEERHRATYSFTLDRPIVVEALSVEATGITEPPDLSALAPWRAAPEGNPGRGSAAPRTVRLHADGAWRDVPLHRREDLPPGDTVTGPAIIAEAGSTTVVDDGWRAAATDDGHLVMERAAITQSSDLDTKVDPVLLEVFNNLFMSIAEQMGARLESTAQSVNIKERLDFSCALFDPDGNLVANAPHIPVHLGSMGTSVKEVIRRRGPRMRPGDTYAVNDPYHGGTHLPDVTVITPVFDTAPPSDTESDARNGSEGAQHSDPKILFYVASRGHHAEIGGIAPGSMPAGSRTIEEEGVLFDNWLLAENGRFREAETLRLLTEARHPSRNPKTNLADLRAQIAANRKGVDEVGRMIEDYGLDVVQAYMRHVQDNAEEAVRRVIDVLDDGDYAYETDAGAVIRVAVRVDRENRAATIDFTGTSAQLPTNFNAPFSVVNAAVLYVFRTLVADDIPLNDGCLRPLSIVVPPGSLLAPEPPAAVVAGNVETSQAVTGALYAALGVQAEGSGTMNNVTFGNERHQYYETVASGSGAGDGFHGAPVVQTHMTNSRLTDPEVLEWRLPVRLEEFAVRRGSGGAGRWHGGDGAVRRIRFLEPMTVSTLSQHRRVPPYGMAGGEPGALGANRVEHADGTVTALGGSDSADLVTGDVLVIETPGGGGYGPPSPDPHQAGEEIDDLRAF
- a CDS encoding roadblock/LC7 domain-containing protein — protein: MTAPKATGHTATIKGELNWLLDDLVDRVASIRKALVLSSDGLPTGVSKDLTREDSEHLAAVASGFHSLAKGVGRHFEAGNVRQTVVELDDAFLFVTAAGDGSCLAVLSDADSDVGQVAYEMTLLVKRVGVHLAAAPRTDLPAGG
- a CDS encoding sensor histidine kinase, which encodes MRFRGKSIRRKIVALLLVPLVSLTAIWAFATVLTGREAGDLFNVSSVVEKIGYPIEDTVRVLQEERRQTLVHLADPRASDGLAALRRSRNATDKAVAGIRENARNPDVRDAMGADTDERLTAVLDAFDGIDSLRRSVEDGTVNRTQALDLYNRLVDPSYVLLANLHVVDNIELDKQYRALVNLARARELLSREDALLGSALIVGRISHSEERDISDLVAQRTLMYDVNLPLLPVAERDRYQTFWKNASSAPLRVAEEAAVSSEAGAGSPRGVSAKSWDSAAGNVLDELGTLNDQANDRYQDRVHPVAVGVIAKAVIAGALGLIALLVSLFLSVRVGRTLIRDLRQLRLEAHEASGVRLPSVMRRLSAGEQVDVETEVPRLEYDKNEMGEVGQALNTLQRAAVEAAVKQAELRAGVSEVFVNLARRSQVLLHKQLTLLDAMERRTEDTEELADLFRLDHLTTRMRRHAEGLVILSGAAPSRQWRKPVQLMDVVRAAVAEVEDYERIEVRRLPRIAISGPAVADLTHLVAELLENATVFSPPHTAVQVLGERVANGFTLEIHDRGLGMAAEALLDANLRLAETPEFELSDTDRLGLFVVSRLAQRQNVRVSLQPSPYGGTTAVVFIPDALLTDDVPDTNGIGFRLDRPQLAPDSEPQDSRRAALSQASAQRPGLPATLLDGPVELEAPVGLDAIADLPGAVEDDDGEHGGLFRPRHSLIRATDETAARRTDPRRTADARGTGDGSDADDELSPPVPLPRRHTPKLVSSHGRPVTEQRTRRAKTDEETTTALARTESSPTSALPSRRRSEDPTGSRATGRPGPEPASALPARRRTENSSSGSVRGDALPDAPPPLPARRRGTDSTRRGIGAAGRNEEHTASPASPGATGDRSEPAVLPRRTRRAEIAASGSETPDHGSSETAAGPSRHGTGSGATPQGTGSAPQPASGTAPLPRRVRQANLAPQLKRSSKPRTDVGAEPVERDAEEVRSRMASLQRGWQRGREENAAGDTAHSGTAPQGTTEGDGR
- a CDS encoding DUF742 domain-containing protein, whose translation is MSADGQGRSHWFDDDAGPVVRPYAMTRGRTSSQGQHRLDLIAVVVAEPHADDPEADHMLSPEHVDIVELCRDVPQSVAELAAELDLPIGVVRVLVGDLVDGEFVHVNRPVPPAELPDESILRDVINGLRAL